Proteins from one Sander lucioperca isolate FBNREF2018 chromosome 16, SLUC_FBN_1.2, whole genome shotgun sequence genomic window:
- the LOC116062345 gene encoding high choriolytic enzyme 1-like: MTPSASLLLLLLLGLCRALPLQEEGGKEEKAPDTVDITTRILRSNNGSNEILLEGDLLAPRTRNAMMCWTQNCFWKKNSSGLVTVPFTVSREFTSSEKQLIVNAMQGFHSKTCIRFVPRKNETDYISVENKAGCFSELGKVGGRQVLSLSRQGCLYYGIIQHEVNHALGFQHEQTRSDRDDYVTINWDNIDPQMAYNFYKQSTNNLNTPYDYTSIMHYGRTAFSINGKDSITPIPNPNVQIGQRQGLSSWDIIRINKLYGC, translated from the coding sequence ATGACTCCCTCTgccagcctgctgctgctgctcctgctcgGCCTCTGTCGGGCACTTCCTCTCCAGGAGGAAGGAGGCAAAGAAGAAAAAGCCCCAGACACCGTCGACATCACCACCAGGATTCTGAGATCCAACAACGGCAGCAATGAGATCCTGCTGGAAGGAGACCTGCTGGCTCCCAGAACCAGAAACGCCATGATGTGCTGGACCCAGAACTGCTTCTGGAAGAAAAACTCCAGCGGCCTGGTGACGGTCCCCTTCACCGTGAGCAGAGAGTTCACCAGCTCAGAGAAGCAGTTGATTGTCAACGCCATGCAGGGCTTCCACAGCAAAACCTGTATCCGCTTCGTCCCCCGTAAGAACGAGACCGACTACATCAGCGTGGAGAACAAAGCCGGATGTTTCTCCGAACTGGGCAAAGTGGGAGGCAGACAGGTGCTCTCTCTCAGCAGGCAGGGCTGCCTGTACTACGGCATCATCCAGCACGAGGTCAACCACGCTCTGGGCTTCCAGCACGAACAGACCAGGAGCGACCGCGACGACTACGTCACGATCAATTGGGACAACATTGACCCTCAGATGGCCTACAACTTCTACAAGCAGTCCACCAACAACCTGAACACTCCGTACGACTACACCTCCATCATGCACTATGGAAGAACTGCCTTCTCCATCAACGGGAAGGACTCCATCACCCCCATCCCCAACCCTAACGTCCAGATCGGCCAGAGGCAGGGCTTGTCCTCCTGGGACATCATAAGGATCAATAAGCTCTATGGCTGCTAA
- the LOC116062344 gene encoding zinc finger and SCAN domain-containing protein 2-like has translation MSAELQMFLPGAVEGFGGVDPRSSPLAEMETLRMFVNERLTAAVDDILGLFGETVARYREQIDRQRGQLDKLRSEEDKWSQTDPVQASSSMKLCPDDPIRSVPLDQTDQTGETDAGFSAAPIKTEVGGEDCGVSDPMSDFDPAGSSEAASDGRQLAESSNTEDSGDWGEAAGLWRPEETEEARRQSSPPGGTAPSSAVPSHSSRQSQPVFSCKVCSESFKRISHLTTHASAHPRDCGLCGKHLEPTESLKLHLRLHRDTAFRCGVCGQGFTLRGNLRTHLRIHTGERPFGCTICGKSFGRRASLVRHVRSHTGEKPFACAYCGRGFVEKGNLTVHLRTHTGERPYWCAVCDRHFSQRSCFYKHPCQRKVCRRPPSSHLKNNDGD, from the exons ATGTCCGCGGAGCTGCAGATGTTCCTCCCCGGAGCAGTGGAGGGGTTCGGCGGCGTGGACCCCCGCAGCAGCCCGCTGGCAGAGATGGAGACCCTACGGATGTTCGTTAACGAGCGGCTGACGGCGGCGGTGGACGACATCCTGGGGCTGTTCGGGGAGACCGTGGCCCGGTACCGGGAGCAGATAGACCGTCAACGGGGACAGCTGGACAAGCTGAGGTCCGAGGAGGACAAGTGGAGCCAGACAG ACCCTGTGCAGGCGTCCTCCTCGATGAAACTCTGCCCTGATGATCCGATCCGGAGCGTCCCGCTGGACCAGACGGACCAGACGGGTGAAACAGACGCCGGATTCTCCGCCGCTCCGATCAAAACAGAAGTCGGCGGCGAGGACTGCGGAGTCTCTGACCCAATGAGCGACTTCGATCCAGCCGGCAGCTCAGAAGCAGCGAGCGACGGCCGACAACTCGCCGAGTCATCCAACACGGAAGACAGCGGCGACTGGGGAGAGGCGGCGGGACTTTGGAGACCGGAGGAGACGGAAGAAGCCCGGAGACAAAGTTCACCTCCGGGCGGGACGGCGCCGAGCTCCGCAGTTCCATCGCATTCGTCACGCCAGTCCCAGCCGGTGTTTAGCTGCAAAGTTTGCAGCGAGTCCTTCAAGAGGATCAGTCACCTGACCACGCACGCCTCGGCGCACCCGAGAGACTGCGGCCTGTGCGGGAAGCACCTGGAGCCGACGGAGAGCCTGAAGCTCCACCTGCGCCTCCACCGGGACACGGCGTTCCGCTGCGGCGTCTGCGGCCAGGGCTTCACGCTGCGCGGGAACCTGCGCACGCACCTGAGGATCCACACGGGCGAGCGGCCGTTCGGCTGCACCATCTGCGGCAAGAGCTTCGGCCGGAGGGCGTCGCTGGTGCGCCACGTGCGCAGCCACACGGGCGAGAAGCCCTTCGCGTGCGCCTACTGCGGCCGCGGCTTCGTGGAGAAGGGGAACCTGACCGTGCACCTGCGCACGCACACCGGCGAGCGGCCGTACTGGTGCGCCGTCTGCGACCGGCACTTCAGCCAGCGGTCGTGCTTCTACAAACACCCGTGTCAGAGGAAAGTCTGTCGCCGCCCTCCGTCATCGCATCTCAAAAACAATGACGGGGATTAA